From the genome of Luteibacter rhizovicinus DSM 16549:
CAGCTTGATCAGTGCCGCGACCGTGGTCGGCGTGGTGGTCGCATCCTGCTTGGTCGAATGCGCGAGCACCAGGTTACCCGGCGTCACGTCAGTCTCGAGCTTGGTTTCCTTGTTCTTGCCCGCACCCGAGACGTCCGTCCAGTACGACAGCTCTTCGTCGGCGTGACGGAACTTGAACTGGATATCCGTATCGTCGCCCGCACGCGTGCGCACCGAGTAACCGCGCTTGTTCAACGGACAGGTGCCCGGCGTATCGTAATAAGCCAGCGTGTCGCGATCGCCGGCGGCGAAGTTGCCGGTGATCGTCTTATCGAAACCCAGGGTCGACAGACGCGCCGAGAGATTCGTCAGCAAGGTGGCGGCAGCGCTCGACGGATTGCTGGCAAAGCGCGTCGGGTCGACCAGCACCTTGTATTCCTTGCTGTCGACGTAGGCCGGTGAGTTGGCGTGACTGGCGACCGAACCCAGCATGAGCGTCGCCGATAGTAGCGAAAGAACCGTACGTTTCATCATGCGCATAACCCTTTATCGATGGTTGGAGGCGGCGGTGGAACGCATGCCCGGCAAAGTCAGCCGGTACACGAGGATGCGGTTATCGTTGTCGATGGTGGAATCGCAGTTCTGGCCATCCATGACGCAGTGCTTCGCGATGAAGTCGTTGTCGTTGCCGACCAAGAGGAACCAGTCGTCAGGGCGCTCCGGATCGAGCACGGGAACGAGATCCATGGCCTCCCACTTCTCCGACAACGGGGTCGTGCCCTTTCCGTCGGCGTCGAGACCAAGACCGAATCGCGCAAGGTCGGTCGGGTCCAGGAGATTCACCAGCGGCTTCCACGCGGCGGCGTGGATATCGCTACGCAGCCGTCCATCGCTTCCCAGTACCGACGTGGTCGATGTTTCGTAAACGGTTCCCGCCAGGTTGCTTGCTCGGTCGATATCGACCAGCAACACGCTTTTGTAGACGAAGGGTTTGCCGCCGTCCGCGCCAAGGCCATTGCCATCACGCGCCAGCATCAGGAAGGTGTGGTTATCGAGGACGCGGATCTCGCTTTGCGCGGCCGTCTTGTTCGGCGCGACGCCATTGCCCAGATCGTTATAAGCCGGCAGACGAACCACGTAGTGACCGACAGGTCGTTTCGGCGCGGCGTCGCGACTCACGTCATACACCAGCACACGGGTAAGCACCCGTCCGGATGCATCGCCGGGCGCGGTGTCCTGGATCAGCGCACTCTGCAACGCCACGAACAGACGCGTGCCGTCCGGCGACAACGCCATGCCTTCGACACCCTGGTTGTTGCGCCGACCGGTGGCCGGAGGCCTCAGTGAGGTGAAGTCCGGCTTGCCCGCGGCATCCAGCGGACGAACGGCCTTCGGCGGTACGACGGTACCCGTGAGCCTGCCCTTCGCATCGAAGCGATACACGTTGGCCGCGTATTCGTCGCCTACATAGAAGCCACCGTCACGGGTGAACTGCAACGACTCCGCATCCAGCGACACCTTGCCCGCACCGATCCCACTCGCCGGCGAAGGCAGCACGATGCCACGCTCCTTGCGCACCCCCTGCGCGGGCTCCGCACCGGTAAACGGCCTCCCGTCGAAATCACGCAGCTCGCGCCCACCATCCACCACAAGCGACACCATGCCCCCTGTGGGAGCCGCTTCAGCGGCGAAAGAAGATTGCGCCGAGGCCACGTTCATGCTGAACCGAAAACGGTGCAACCGCCCCCGGTAATCGAAGAACACATTGTGCTCGGGATCGTTGCGTCCGCGATCGGGCAAGGTCCACAGGACACCCGTATACGTATCCCCTTCCCGCTTCCAGCTACCCGGCTCGATCATCAGCGACGAAAACGACCCCAGGGTGTCGCCAAGGAAGTCGATCGTCCCCGCGGGCAAGGAGCCCGCGGCCACCAAGCCGTGATCGACGTACGTCTTGCCGCCGAGATCCACGGAACGCGGCAGCGGAGCGGTGGCGATATCCGCCACGCGAACATCGACGGTCTGCGCCGAAGCGCCGCCAAGGAGTAGCGTCAAGCCCAGACCGACGATGCGGCGGCCCATCAGAAGCGCACGTCCAGCGTGCCGAAGACCTGCAGCGGTGCCGAGGCGTGAAAGACGTACGCCGTACCGGCCGGATCGCTCGGAACGAATGCGCTGGAATCGAAGTTGCTGGCGTAGCGCTTGTCGGTGAGGTTGGTCACGTTCACCGAAAGACGCACATCCTTCGCGATCGACAGTGCGCCGAAGTCATAACCGCCCGACACGTCCCACGTCGTGAATCCACCGAAGCCCTGGTCGTTCGTGTACGTGTAATAACGCTTGCCGGTGTACTTGCCGCGCAGCGAGGCGAACCACGGACCCTGCGTCCAGTCGATCTGCGTCGCGAACAGCTTGGTCGGCGTATCGGTCTGGATCTTGCCGCTGGTGTGCTGCACGACGCCGGCCTGGACGTAATCGCTCGCGTAGGTCGAGCGATTGAACGAGGCGGAGTTGTACCAGCGCAGGTGACTGGTCGGCTGCCAGACGAAGGTCAGTTCGACACCGTGGCTGTTGACGCCACCGACGTTGTAGAAGCGGTTACCGCAGCTGGGACCGACCGGCTGGCGCGAGTCGCAGGGGTTGTACTGCAGCAGACGATTGTCGAAACGCACGTTGTACGCCGCCACGGAGGCGGCCACCTGGTCCGTCTCGATGCGGTAGCCGGCTTCGAGGCTGCGCGATTTCTCGGGCTTGAGGTCACCCTGTGTGTTCCAGATCGACTGCGCGACAGCCTGCGGCCCCAGCTTGAACCCACCCTGGAACATGGCGATGTTCTTGGAGAAGCTGGTGAAAACTTCCTGACCTTCGGCGAGCTTGTAGCGCGCACCGAACTGCGGCAGCAACGCCTTGCTCGCGCTGAGCGAGCCTGTGGCGAACTGGTTGTTCGAATTGGCGGGAATCGGCTTCACCGCGTCGCCAGGCAGTGCCTGCGCACGCGACGTGACGTGCGGGCTCTTCACCCCTACGTCGATCGTCAGCGTATCGTCGAGGAAGCGCAGCGTGTCCTGAAGGAAGGCTTGGCGCGTATTCCAAACCGTGCGCTGGTCGAACACACCGAGATCCGGCGTCGCGTCGATCGGACCGCTGAGATCGCGCGGGCCGGTGACGTAGCTGCTGTACCGCGATGCCGTAGACACATTGTGCTCGTACCAGACGCCGCCTTCGATGTGCTGGTTGGCGATATCCCAACCTGCGGAGAGGATCGCGCCCGAGCGATTGATCGTGTACAGCGTGTTCCGGAAGATGATCGGCAGCTGTTGCGGGGTACCCGGGTACGAATACGTGCCACTGTTCCAGTTATGGCCTTCGCCCGCGTCTTCGTGGTGATAGACCTGCGCGTGGATCGTGACCGAGTCGCTCGGGAAGAAATCGCCGGCGAGATAGTAGAGATCGTCGTTGCGCAGGATCTGGCCGGCGGTGAAAGCGCCGTCCGCATCGGTGTCCGCGCCGCTCTTGTCGCACAACTTCGTATTGAGCGTGCCGGCGTTGCAATACGCCTTGCCGATCGCTTTCTGCCAGTTAGGCGCGGAGCCACCCCAGTCCCATCCGAGGCCGCGCGCCAGTTCACTCTTCGACAGGTAGAAGTAGTCCGCCTGTGACGTGCGTGAGGTGTCCGCAAAACCGGTGAAGCGCGCCCAGTCGAGATCCCACACGGCCTTGCCGTTGAACTGCTTCGTGGTCGAGCCGTTGTAAGCCGTCTGATCGTTCCACAGATCGGACGTGGTCTTGGCGCCGGACAGGTACATCGAAAAGCCGTTGTACTCGCCCGTATCGAAGCGCGCGTACGTGCGGCGGTTGGCATCGCTACCGAGCGTCTGCGAGACGCGACCACCCATCGTCTTCGACGGGTCGTTCGAGGTGTAGGCGATGGTGCCACCGAGGTTGCTGGTGGACGGGGTACCCAGGTTGCCGATGCCTTCGGAAAGCTCCGCACCGGCGAAGTTTTCGGAGATCAGCGCGCGGTTGATCGAAAGACCGTTGTAGTTGTTGTATGCGCTGTCGCCCAGTGGCATGCCGTCGAGCGTGTAGCCCAGACGCGTGCCGCTGAAGCCGCGCAGGCTGAGCGTCATCGATTGTTCGTTGGTGCCCAGTGCATCGACCGACTGCGCGTTGACACCCGGCAGCGTGTTGAGAACCTTCTGAAGACTCGTTCCTGGCGGCAAGGCCTTCTGGTCCGACGGACGCAGGCGCTGAACCTGACGCGTTTCACCGGTACCGATCACGGAAACCGCGTCGAGATCCTGCACCTTGTCGTGCTTGGTGGTGCCGGAGGACAGGTCGGGCGGGACGATCGGACTGGTAGCGATGTCATTCGCGTAGGCGACGGAAGAAAGGGCCATGCCGAGGGCGATGGCCAGAACGGTCTGCTTGAACAAGGGGCTGCATCCTTACACTCGCGGACGCGTCGCGACACACCTCCCCTGAGGCTGTCCATCACGCGCCGTGGAAGCCTCGGATAGTCGTGCAGGAAAATGGCAGCTTAGTGACAGCTTATGTGACAGGACGGCTGGATGGCCGTCCTTCGATCAACGGAAGTCGATCGTGGAAATCGCGCCAGCCATGTCGGCACGCGGCCGCAGGGAGACATCCCAGTCGTAGAGTTCGCACAGGCGACGCACGATCGCAAGGCCGAGTCCGGCACCACCGCCGGTAGCGCTCTCGCCGCGAATGCCGCGCTGGAACAGCTTCTCGGCATCCTCCGGCTTGATACCCGGACCTGTATCGATCACGTCCACGCGGCCGTCGAGCACGCGCACGGTGACCTTGCCTTCCATCGTGTACTTGATCGCGTTGCCGATGAGGTTGGTAAGGGCAACCGAAAGCACCGATGCAGGTGCATTGACCGTTACCGTGCCATCGGAGATCAGTTCGATCTCGATCGGCTTGCCACCCATCTGCGGGCGCTGGCTTTCGATCACGTCCGAAGCGACCTTGGCCACGTCGGTGGTTTCGCCACGCGTGGGGCCGCGACGCTCCGCGCGGGACAACAACAGCAGGGCTTCGATCAGCTCGGTCGCCTGGCGCGAGGCGCGCTCGATGCGCTTGAGTCGCTCGCGCACCTTGTCGGTCAGGTCGGGCGAACCCTGCAGCAGTTCCGTCGTGCTGGCGATCACCGCCAGCGGCGTGCGCAGTTCGTGACTCACGTCGGAATTGAATTCACGATCGCGCTCGACCACCGAGGTCAGTCGCATCGCGTATTCGTCCAGCGCCACAGCGAGTTCGCCGACTTCATCGTCGGCAAAGTGGGGAGCGAGTGCCTCGGCTTTGCCGACGCGGCGGAAGTCGCGCAGGCGGCGTGCGAGGTCGGTCACGGGACGCAGCACGCGCGAGGACAGCCAGACGCCGAGCACGAGCGAGAACAGCCCGAACAGGAACACGGCCGCGATGACGCTGGTGATCAGCTGGCGTTTGCCCAGTTCGTCGCGCGAGACGTCGAACTGGAGGAAGTTGATGATGCCGCCCTTCCGTCGCACCGCCACCTTGTAATGGTGGGCACGGCCATCCTTGCCCGTCTCGTAGATATCGTGCACGCCGGTGTCGAGCGGCTGCCACGTGAGCGGCGCCTTGTAGATCGTCCGGTCGCTGAAGGTCGCGCCCTTCACAATCTCGATGGGCGGCGCCTGATTGGGATTGGCGAGCACCTTCTCGTTGATCGAATCGACCTCGTCCTGCATGGCCGAATTGATCAGCTGCTCTTCGACGCGTTCACGGATGTTGATCGCCGCGTATGCGAAAAGAGCGCTCAGGCTGAAGCCGAACAGCGTAAAGGTGACTATCAGGCGAAAACGAAGCTTACGTCTGGACCGCATCCGGATCGACCATGCGATATCCGATGCCGTGACGCGTGTGAATCAGCAGCTTCTCGAAAGGTTTGTCGATGGCCGCACGCAGCCCGTGGATGTGTACGCGCAAGGAGTCCGAATCCGGCAGCTCCTCGCCCCACACGCGCTGTTCGAGATCCTGCCGCGTCACCACGGACGGGCTGGCCTCCATCAGCGCCTGCAACAGCTTCAGGCCGATCGGGTTGAGCTGGATGGACTTGCCCTCGCGGCTCACGGTGAGCGTATCGAGGTTGTAGGTCAGCCCGCCCACCTTGAGCACACGGCTCTGCGGACCCTTGCCGCGACGCGCCAGCACTTCCAGCCGCGCCGCCAGTTCCTGCAAGGCGAAAGGTTTGGTCATGTAGTCGTCGGCGCCGGACTCGAAGCCGGTGAGCTTGTGTTCCAGCGAGTCGCGCGCCGTGAGCATCAGCACCGGCGTCTGCTTGTGCGCCTCGTGGCGGAGTTTCTTCGCGACATCCAGCCCGTCCATACCCGGTAGGGTCAGGTCGAGCACGATGACGTCGAAATCGTGTACGACAGCCAGGTGTAGCCCGGTAACGCCGTCGCCGGCGAAATCGACCACATGGCCGCGATCCTCGAGGTAATCCCCGATGTTCGTCGCGATGTCGGTGTTGTCTTCGATGACCAGAACGCGCATTCGGCACTCCATTGTGCGGTCGCGGGTGAGTCTTATCAGTATTGCGACCGGAAGCTTAACGCCGAATCCGTGAAGCGGACAGCAGTAAAAGAGAGGCCCGGACGGAAAACCGCCCGGGCCGAAAGAACTACTGCCCCGATACCGTCACCCCGCGTCGCGGAATCACAGTGCCACCTTTATAGGCGAGGCCCGTTTAAATCGCTGTTAATCCCTTCGGGGCCCTTGGGCGGCGAGCCTTGGCGAGCACGGGTCGCGCGGCAAGCCGGCTTTCGCAGTGGGCGATGATGGCGTCGGCGACGTCCACACCGGTGCTGCCTTCGATCCCCTCCAGGCCCGGCGAGGCATTCACTTCCAGTAACAGGGGGCCTCGGGACGACCGCAGGAGGTCCACGCCGGCCACTTCCAGGCCCAGGGCCGAGGCGGCCTGGATGGCCACCCGGCGCTCGTCGTCGGAGAGCTCGACCGAAGCGGCCGAACCGCCCCGGTGCAGGTTGGCGCGGAACTCGCCCGGCGCCGAGGAGCGCTGCATGGCCGCCACGACCTGGTCGCCGACCACGAAACAGCGCAGGTCGCTGCCGTTGGCCTCGCGGATGAACTCCTGGACGAGGAAGTTGGCGTAGAGGCCGCGGAAGGCCTCGATCACGCTCTGCGAGGCCGAGCGCTTCTCGGCAAGTACCACGCCGGCACCCTGGGTGCCCTCATTCAACTTGATGATGTGCGGCGGGTCGCCCAGCATCGCGAGCAGGTCGGAGGTGTCGTCGGGGTTGTCGCCGAAGGCAGTGAGTGGCATGTCCACGCCCTTCACGGCCAGCATCTGCAGGCTGCGCAGCTTGTCCCTGGCGCGCAGGACGGCATCGGACGGGTTGGGCGTGAACACCCCCATCAACTCCAGCTGGCGAAGCACGGCCGTGCCGTAGAAGGTGCTGGAGGCACCGATGCGCGGAATCACGCAGTCGATGGGCCCGAGCGGCTTGCCCTTGAAGTGGATCGCAAACATTTGCGGCGCGATGCTCATGTAGCAGCGCAGCGGATCGATCACACGCACGGTGTGCTTGCGCTTGCGCGCCGCCTCCACCAGTCGCTGCGTGGAATACAGCCGCGCGTTACGCGACAGGATGGCGATCTTCATGTGGGTTCCCGGACGGCGCGGCGCGCTGTCTGTGAATAGGAAAGCGAGGGATCGACCTGGAAGCGCCCGATCAGCGCCGTCCGGCCGAGCAAAAGGGGAAAGAGCATGTGCCGCCGGTCGGTCAGGTTCACTTCGGCGAGGAACGACTGCCCGGCCAGCTCGATCTCGGTCTGGATGAACCAGCGCGTGGTCGCGTGGCCACCAGAGTCTGTCACGGTACGCTGGCCGATGGCCCTGGCCTCGCATGGCGCCGATATGCCGCCCCGGCGGGTCGTACGCACCTGGAAGCGCAGCCAGGTGCCATCCGCGCGCTCGTCAGCCTCGAGCCATTCGACGTGCAGCGACGACGAGCGCGCGCCCGTATCGAGCTTGGCCTTGAGGACAGGGATGCCGAGCGACGGAAGTGCAAGCCGTTCGCGCCAGCCTAGGGTGATGACATCAGTCATGGGTCTGGTGCGAAGGTAGGGGGACGGCTGTGGACCGGGGGAACGGTCCGGATGCAAAAGCATGCCGAAGCTGGTGCCGGGTTTCAACCGGCACGATGGCAGGGGTCCCTGGGCCTGTCACGCCCATGAAATCGACGTGAACAGACCAGGGCCTCCGGACTCCCTCAGCGGCGAAGGGAACCCCGCCCGCTCACCATCATGTAGATCGACGCCCCAACGCCAACCAGCGACACCAGGGCGACGTAGTGCGCCGGCCCCAGGCCGCCAGCCGTCGTCGCGAGATAGCCGACCAGGACAGGCGTGGCTGCGCCCGCGATGGCATAGGCGACGTTATAGGACACGGAGATCCCGGAGAAGCGAATCGCCGGTGGAAACGAGGCCACCAGCACCGCCGGGACGATGCCCGCCACCCCGGCAAAGACACCCGCGAGCGCATAGAGCGGAAACAGGTGGACACCGCCGGACTGAAGATCGAT
Proteins encoded in this window:
- a CDS encoding esterase-like activity of phytase family protein yields the protein MGRRIVGLGLTLLLGGASAQTVDVRVADIATAPLPRSVDLGGKTYVDHGLVAAGSLPAGTIDFLGDTLGSFSSLMIEPGSWKREGDTYTGVLWTLPDRGRNDPEHNVFFDYRGRLHRFRFSMNVASAQSSFAAEAAPTGGMVSLVVDGGRELRDFDGRPFTGAEPAQGVRKERGIVLPSPASGIGAGKVSLDAESLQFTRDGGFYVGDEYAANVYRFDAKGRLTGTVVPPKAVRPLDAAGKPDFTSLRPPATGRRNNQGVEGMALSPDGTRLFVALQSALIQDTAPGDASGRVLTRVLVYDVSRDAAPKRPVGHYVVRLPAYNDLGNGVAPNKTAAQSEIRVLDNHTFLMLARDGNGLGADGGKPFVYKSVLLVDIDRASNLAGTVYETSTTSVLGSDGRLRSDIHAAAWKPLVNLLDPTDLARFGLGLDADGKGTTPLSEKWEAMDLVPVLDPERPDDWFLLVGNDNDFIAKHCVMDGQNCDSTIDNDNRILVYRLTLPGMRSTAASNHR
- a CDS encoding TonB-dependent receptor, with the translated sequence MALSSVAYANDIATSPIVPPDLSSGTTKHDKVQDLDAVSVIGTGETRQVQRLRPSDQKALPPGTSLQKVLNTLPGVNAQSVDALGTNEQSMTLSLRGFSGTRLGYTLDGMPLGDSAYNNYNGLSINRALISENFAGAELSEGIGNLGTPSTSNLGGTIAYTSNDPSKTMGGRVSQTLGSDANRRTYARFDTGEYNGFSMYLSGAKTTSDLWNDQTAYNGSTTKQFNGKAVWDLDWARFTGFADTSRTSQADYFYLSKSELARGLGWDWGGSAPNWQKAIGKAYCNAGTLNTKLCDKSGADTDADGAFTAGQILRNDDLYYLAGDFFPSDSVTIHAQVYHHEDAGEGHNWNSGTYSYPGTPQQLPIIFRNTLYTINRSGAILSAGWDIANQHIEGGVWYEHNVSTASRYSSYVTGPRDLSGPIDATPDLGVFDQRTVWNTRQAFLQDTLRFLDDTLTIDVGVKSPHVTSRAQALPGDAVKPIPANSNNQFATGSLSASKALLPQFGARYKLAEGQEVFTSFSKNIAMFQGGFKLGPQAVAQSIWNTQGDLKPEKSRSLEAGYRIETDQVAASVAAYNVRFDNRLLQYNPCDSRQPVGPSCGNRFYNVGGVNSHGVELTFVWQPTSHLRWYNSASFNRSTYASDYVQAGVVQHTSGKIQTDTPTKLFATQIDWTQGPWFASLRGKYTGKRYYTYTNDQGFGGFTTWDVSGGYDFGALSIAKDVRLSVNVTNLTDKRYASNFDSSAFVPSDPAGTAYVFHASAPLQVFGTLDVRF
- a CDS encoding sensor histidine kinase — encoded protein: MRSRRKLRFRLIVTFTLFGFSLSALFAYAAINIRERVEEQLINSAMQDEVDSINEKVLANPNQAPPIEIVKGATFSDRTIYKAPLTWQPLDTGVHDIYETGKDGRAHHYKVAVRRKGGIINFLQFDVSRDELGKRQLITSVIAAVFLFGLFSLVLGVWLSSRVLRPVTDLARRLRDFRRVGKAEALAPHFADDEVGELAVALDEYAMRLTSVVERDREFNSDVSHELRTPLAVIASTTELLQGSPDLTDKVRERLKRIERASRQATELIEALLLLSRAERRGPTRGETTDVAKVASDVIESQRPQMGGKPIEIELISDGTVTVNAPASVLSVALTNLIGNAIKYTMEGKVTVRVLDGRVDVIDTGPGIKPEDAEKLFQRGIRGESATGGGAGLGLAIVRRLCELYDWDVSLRPRADMAGAISTIDFR
- a CDS encoding response regulator transcription factor, with translation MRVLVIEDNTDIATNIGDYLEDRGHVVDFAGDGVTGLHLAVVHDFDVIVLDLTLPGMDGLDVAKKLRHEAHKQTPVLMLTARDSLEHKLTGFESGADDYMTKPFALQELAARLEVLARRGKGPQSRVLKVGGLTYNLDTLTVSREGKSIQLNPIGLKLLQALMEASPSVVTRQDLEQRVWGEELPDSDSLRVHIHGLRAAIDKPFEKLLIHTRHGIGYRMVDPDAVQT
- the rimK gene encoding 30S ribosomal protein S6--L-glutamate ligase — its product is MKIAILSRNARLYSTQRLVEAARKRKHTVRVIDPLRCYMSIAPQMFAIHFKGKPLGPIDCVIPRIGASSTFYGTAVLRQLELMGVFTPNPSDAVLRARDKLRSLQMLAVKGVDMPLTAFGDNPDDTSDLLAMLGDPPHIIKLNEGTQGAGVVLAEKRSASQSVIEAFRGLYANFLVQEFIREANGSDLRCFVVGDQVVAAMQRSSAPGEFRANLHRGGSAASVELSDDERRVAIQAASALGLEVAGVDLLRSSRGPLLLEVNASPGLEGIEGSTGVDVADAIIAHCESRLAARPVLAKARRPRAPKGLTAI
- a CDS encoding ATP-dependent zinc protease family protein — translated: MTDVITLGWRERLALPSLGIPVLKAKLDTGARSSSLHVEWLEADERADGTWLRFQVRTTRRGGISAPCEARAIGQRTVTDSGGHATTRWFIQTEIELAGQSFLAEVNLTDRRHMLFPLLLGRTALIGRFQVDPSLSYSQTARRAVREPT